The Fusarium poae strain DAOMC 252244 chromosome 2, whole genome shotgun sequence nucleotide sequence GACCTAAGCCCACAGAGAAGGCAAAACCTACCGTTATCGATGTTGTTACTGTTGACCCTGATCGCACTATTAAGCAGGTTGAAAAGCTGGATCCTGCAACTTACGTGACCAAGGTCGAGGAAGTCGAAACAGTGAATGTGGTTATTTCCGATGGGGTCGAGACATTCGTGAGCGAGTTCGAAGCTGTCGAAACTACAGTCGATGTCGTTGAAACTGGTGCAGATGGCCTACTTACAACTCACAAAATCGTATCTACAAAGGCTGCTTCCTCGGCAATAATTACCAGGCTTGCCGCGCCTACCACTGTTGTGTCAACAAAGTCTaccgagaagctcaagaccaTAACATCGGACCGCACAGATTCCTCGACTTGGATCTCGACTGTCAAGGGCGCTACAAGAACATACGAGAAAACCACGACGATCGCCCCCACCGCCACCGACGACGCATCTGAATCTGAAGAAACTGGCGGAGTAGTCAAGACAGTTATCACAGTATTCGAACTTGATGCTGCAAAGTACTTCCTGGGCAAATTCCTTCCTCCTATGCTGGCAGTCATGCTATCAATTCCCGCCCGAGTCATCGATTACAATGCACAGCTGTTTCAGCCGTTTCACGCTATGAACCAAGAATATGGCGCCAGAGGGCCGGAGTCGATGAacctccattttggtggttTGGGCAGTATCATAGAGCCTTTCAATGTCCTGCTTGAGGGCCATCCAGTTCCATTCATCACAATGATCATTGCCTGGTTTTCTGCCTTGTTGGCACCAATCGCCGTCGAAGCTATCGGTTTCAAGATGCATGGCCAGTGTAAGATTAACGCCTTTGAAGGTTGTGCTCCGGCACTTGGTGTCTCTCCGCTGTCTTCGCGCATCCTTCTGGCCCTTCTGGGATTGATCATATTGCTACTCTGCGCACTGATGTTCTCCCTACGAGACTTTCACACAGGTTTATACTCAAACCCATGGAGCGTCGCAGGTATTGCATCTCTGGCTGCCAATAGAGACATCAGACCCCGCCAGGATTCCGAGCGTAAGATCGAAGAGGAAATGGCTGAGAAACGATACGGGTTTGGTTTCTTTGAGAACCACGCCGGGAAAACCGAGTATGGTATCGTACTCTATGATGATGCTGGAGAGAACCTACAACATGAGCCGCTGTCGTCAGAGCCTGGTTCTGTTGACACAGAGGTTGTGAGCGCCGGTAGAAGGAATCCGTTCGCTCTTCTCGGTCTTGCCTGGCGACTGGCATTTCTGCTGTTTCTTCTTGGTCTGATGGTCTTTCTTCTCTACTACCATCTGACGCTCGACAAATCATCCTCGTTTAAGAATTTCATGAACAGCCAGACCTTTGGTGTTCGATTCTTGTTTGCTACTTTTGGTGTCATCATATCATTCAGTTGGACAGCTTTCTTCATTAGTGAGTTTTGTCGTCCCTGTCATCTTGGAGCATCGCTAACATCACCCAGCCATTACTATGGTCGTTCCATACCAAGTCATGTCGCATGGTCCTCAGTCCGCTTCGAACTCGGTGCTGCTTACCCGTCCAACAAACCCCTTTTCCGGTTTTTGGTCTGCCGTCAAGCACCGCCAAATCTTCCCTGGACTCGTGGCAGTCATGGCAATCTTTTCGGAATTCATGCCTATTCTTTTGGCCAACATCCCCTATTCTTTGTCGCAGGTGCGAATTTCCCATGACATCTGCGCACGTATATCTGTTGGAATCTTGGCTTTGATGGCTCTCACaatcatcatcagcttccTCATCCGCTGGCCCGACATGCCGGTTGATCCACGCTCTATTGCTGGGGCGATGTACTACGTCAGTGAGAGCAACATGGTGGACCATTTCAGTGGCATGGCAGCAATGGATGGTGATGAGAGAAAGCAGCGTATTAAGGAGTTGGGTGGAACATATGTGTATGGGGAGTTGACAACGAGGTCAGGTGAGAGGAGACCTGCTGTGGAGTGGGATGACCATACGCTGGGCGTTGGCCCTGTGGTTCAGCAGCAGAGGAAGGACAACGTCTATGTGAGGCACGAGAATATTGATACAGGCTATTACGGACATCAACCATGATTTATGAAGGCGTTATGAATTTGGGAGGGAAAAAATACCTGGCTCTAAGGATAGGATAATGTTACAACTTGGATGACACTGGGACTGGGGTTAGGCAATCCttggtttttttttgggggtttttttttatagTTGCAAAAATCTTGATTCTTCTTGCCTAATGAATGGATGAGATGATTTAGTTTTtctaagctatatttaacgTGTTTTTGGTCTGTTTATCATTTATCGTTTGGGTAACCGCAGTCTCTGCCTTGAGACATCCACGGAAGTGACCCCacaggtagcagaaaaatgAGCTGATTTTGTCTTTACTCTTCTTGCAGCTCTGGGTAGTATCGGTAGATGCCATCCGAGTAGGCGTAACGCCTATTGCTCTCAAGATATTTGCTGATGTTGGGTCTCTCCTTGACAGCTTCGTACACTTTGAAAACGCCATCGTAGTCACCAGATTTTTCCAATTTCTCGACAGACTTGGGGAAAGAAAACTTGGTACCATCTACAGCCTGCAGAGAGATTAGTAAAGTTACAGTGTAGCGTCAACTGTGTCAAAATACTCACCTGGAACAATACGAGGTCTGCGTAAGTGAGACTATCACCGTACAACCATGGCCCTTCTCCACTAGTCTTGGCATCTAGCAGTCGCTGCATGTACTTGAAGTACTTGGGCAGACGATCTTTGATAAATGAGCTAGATCTTTTCTTGGCTTCCTCCTTTTGTTCGTCATAGTACTGGCTGATGGCGATGGGATGGTGAGTATCGTGGAGTTCATTTACAAGACCATCCATGATAGTCAACGCAATCTGGTTGAGGTGGTACAACCCATTACCCTCTTTAGGCGCCAACCCGAGCTTGGGTGCAACGTAGAGAAGGACGTTGGTGGTTTGAGAGATGAGTAGATCACCGTGCTTGAGTGCTGGCGGAGCTAGAGCCGGCGGGTTATGATCATCGCCGATGTTGTCGGTGGCAGTGAGTTTCTTGATAGCTTCAAAGCCCTTTTCTGTATCTTGTGCAACATCTGAGTAGGGAACACCGGCTTCTTCAAAGGCGAGGCGGATGAATTCGCCGCGGCCGGGGATACCGGGCCAGTAGATGAGCTCGTAAGGAGCTTCATCATCAGTCTTGACGCGTTTCGGATCAGGCTGAGACATTGTGGGTGTTGTTGGAATTGTTTTAGGTTAACGAGGGAAGAATGAAAAGTGACGATTCATTGAGGGGCTTCTTAATGGATATGATATAAAGTCACTTCACCTCACATCATTCTGATGCGGAGGAGTGGGGTCAATCCTTCCTTCCCAAGCCGCCTCTTACCTCAACGTTATTGACTTGTTCATGACGATCCAAGATATTGGCCTCTTCAATTGCCTATGGACGATTTTGCATGACTTCGGTTCATTCTGCATTCCCAGCCCCTGAGTCCCTATTTTCCATTTCAGTCAAAGCATGCTGCTCTATGTTGTTGGTTACTAACTACTAAAGACTGCCTCGGAATTTAGAACCGGGCGGCACGGGACGGGGTGGAGACATGCCGGAAAGGTACATACCTACATGTATACACATTTTGGAAACCACGTTTGGTTAACGTACTGCACATATACAGATGACAAAAGGCTCTGGTCATATGTAAATTAGGTTGTTCCGAGATTGACTGCTGGCATCACAGGAGATGAAATCCATAAGTTGGCCTATCGCATCTTGGATGAGTTCTCGGACCATCATTTCTCGTTTCTTAAAACCCCGAGTTCAATGTTTCCGTATTTGTTCTTCATTGCAGCAATCATTATCATATCATGGATACGTCCTATCTACGAGGCTGATAGATAGAACCAGGATCACAGAGCTGAATCCTTTCGTTGGAGGTCTCAACCATGTTATCTGATTGGGCCGCATCCCCAGACACGGTAATCGGCAAGCCAACATCACAGATATCGCAAGTTCCTTCGTGTGAAAGTAGATAGTAAACCTCTTTGGGACAAAGCTGCATAGTTCTTTGCCTAGGAATCACTCCTTCTCGGCGGCGTACTCGGGTTTTTTCTTTAGTGACAACATTCCGCAGTCAGACAGAAGCGGTGACAGTGTTGcattttgtttctttttcttgagcAATAGATGATGGTATACTCTAAACTCAAGAACTTGTAATTCGAAACAGTCGGCGAATTCTTTCGGTATTCAGGGGTCTTTCACGACTTGAAAAATCCACAGGTGCTGGGTCAACGGCGCTTGCTGTGTGGATAGTCTACATAGTTTGTACGGTTTATTCGTGCCGAAATTGATGAGGATCCAAGTAGCGGATCACCACTCACTTTGCCGGCACTCTTCCAGATGGAGCATTCCCCGGTATTTGGCGATGATGGTACATATCTAACTACACTAGCTGTGCGCTGTGACGGAAACTTGTTCATGGGATTGGGAGCTGAGTTGATAGTTAGCATCAGTGCTTCGAAGCAATGCCGGTATATCCGCTTTAGGTATGTACGTTTTATATTGAGATCAGCCGCAACGTGCTAGACCGGAAGATCTCTTCTAGTACGCACTTAGGCATTGACTTACATGTCTGAATTTGGATCTTCAATTTTCGGGTTGTGGGCAAATGATTAGAATGTCACTTTCCTACGGTAGGGTTGGTAGGTTGTTGTTTTAGGTCAGGTGTAAGACGTTTTTATTGAAACTCTATCTCGAGATTTGATGCATTTTCGGAATCAGcttctatattaagttaGAGCGATAATCGTTTGAGATGAATTACGAAACGATGTCATCCCGAAATGTCAATCACAAACATTCAGACTTGGCTATGTTTGATATCTTGCTTATTAGCAGACACACTATCAGGCTGTCGCCTGACACTATCGATAGAATGTAATGATGTTTACGAAATCTTTGTATATACGAAATGCAGGGAACTTCCATTTCGGTCTGTATATCCAAGATGAAGGTGGTCGAGGTCAACTGGTTATTGGTTCACCATCGGTTTTGTAACGGTTTAGGTCCGAGCGAATTATTAGACAGTCGCTAATGTCTTCTATCacgtttttttcttcttacCCCTGACAGATGCACCCTTGGCGGCGGGCAAAGTGCTGTAAGTTGGGTACTGTTGTACGTACTGAAAATGTCATGCAGTGGCGTCAACCTCACCCTGTAACCTCCCTCTTTGTATGCGCCCACCTGCCTATTGTGTATATTCATACTGTAAGAGTAAAATCCATGGCGTTGAATAGTTTTCAGGATGAGGTTTTTTCAGGTGAACATgtgaagatgagatgaaatgAATGAAGAAAAAAGGATTGGGAAATAGAGATAGGAAGAGGGGTACTGATCAACAGTTTAGATCAACACAAAACCATccaagaaaagacaagaatTTTTCCCATGTTAATTAATAGCTCTGTTAAGATGTGACAGCTGTCAAGTCGACATCCAATAATGTCTCTTTTCTATTTCTGTCGGTCCGTTTTTACTAAACAGCTTTTGCGAGATGACAGTCGTTTCTGGTCTCTTGTTGGTTACAGGCCCCGGCTCTGAGCCACGAGCATCCGCctttgatcgatcaatgATAATCGAAGTACCCTAGGGCTGCAACCTCGGCTCCTCTGCGGGGCCCAGCAGGCTAACTTGGCCTCTAGCATATCGTTAAAGCTCCGCCCGGAAGCTAGACCTCGTCAGTAAAGTACGTCCGGTAGAGTCATCACGTCCTTGTCCATGTCAGAAATCGGTGGGTTTGCCCCCCCCCCCCGACAAGGCACTCTCCCGTACTCCCGGGCCCCCAATCAATCCTCGCCTGCAACTGCTAGAAGAAAATCCCTTTCGTTCTAGACTAGGGGGTACCCTTGTACCACATACGATGGGCGGCCTTCCTCAACCTTTCAGCGCTTCCACATCCCCGTGTAAGCCATCACCCAGGAACCCGCCGTCACGCGATGTGGTAATAATGCAACTTAGACTAAGTAGCAGGGTTCTGATACGGCTAAATTCTTTTCAATCTTTAACTTGCCTCTTACGGCTTCATTTGCGTGGA carries:
- a CDS encoding hypothetical protein (TransMembrane:7 (i43-67o548-567i599-618o719-741i762-786o823-846i858-880o)); this translates as MYSNQAGVDARYEPQATDDALWETNSEKLPTNRKKTFYRPTALRWYFILGQIVFLLGVMGLVIWALIEMPNSDGTAKIIHKRFSNDNPNYNPNFPRGDASNDLPMTPVIKETRLATTVIVSDISTVVTVPGTTGKYTEMVTTTEYTTRWGYTTTVKDGSTFTSVDVTVIPTKVITEVVTTAPAEMTESVITSVSVGYSTIYPSGPDATGPDTLTYSEAITITQAYSLPGAVTTYTSTLEADRTETIWTTIVEDGETKTISHIITEEAPTVYKSVGETTASASTYVSYGRITITSVYTDTNQKPIPRPKPTEKAKPTVIDVVTVDPDRTIKQVEKLDPATYVTKVEEVETVNVVISDGVETFVSEFEAVETTVDVVETGADGLLTTHKIVSTKAASSAIITRLAAPTTVVSTKSTEKLKTITSDRTDSSTWISTVKGATRTYEKTTTIAPTATDDASESEETGGVVKTVITVFELDAAKYFLGKFLPPMLAVMLSIPARVIDYNAQLFQPFHAMNQEYGARGPESMNLHFGGLGSIIEPFNVLLEGHPVPFITMIIAWFSALLAPIAVEAIGFKMHGQCKINAFEGCAPALGVSPLSSRILLALLGLIILLLCALMFSLRDFHTGLYSNPWSVAGIASLAANRDIRPRQDSERKIEEEMAEKRYGFGFFENHAGKTEYGIVLYDDAGENLQHEPLSSEPGSVDTEVVSAGRRNPFALLGLAWRLAFLLFLLGLMVFLLYYHLTLDKSSSFKNFMNSQTFGVRFLFATFGVIISFSWTAFFITITMVVPYQVMSHGPQSASNSVLLTRPTNPFSGFWSAVKHRQIFPGLVAVMAIFSEFMPILLANIPYSLSQVRISHDICARISVGILALMALTIIISFLIRWPDMPVDPRSIAGAMYYVSESNMVDHFSGMAAMDGDERKQRIKELGGTYVYGELTTRSGERRPAVEWDDHTLGVGPVVQQQRKDNVYVRHENIDTGYYGHQP
- a CDS encoding hypothetical protein (BUSCO:42945at5125), which produces MSQPDPKRVKTDDEAPYELIYWPGIPGRGEFIRLAFEEAGVPYSDVAQDTEKGFEAIKKLTATDNIGDDHNPPALAPPALKHGDLLISQTTNVLLYVAPKLGLAPKEGNGLYHLNQIALTIMDGLVNELHDTHHPIAISQYYDEQKEEAKKRSSSFIKDRLPKYFKYMQRLLDAKTSGEGPWLYGDSLTYADLVLFQAVDGTKFSFPKSVEKLEKSGDYDGVFKVYEAVKERPNISKYLESNRRYAYSDGIYRYYPELQEE